Proteins encoded in a region of the Vanessa atalanta chromosome 23, ilVanAtal1.2, whole genome shotgun sequence genome:
- the LOC125073196 gene encoding phosphatidylinositide phosphatase SAC2 isoform X2 codes for MLRTCTQNKKMELFKSELYYIFVRNESSLWWNRLTGAFSVRSAWDLSDIEDIECLGITEGIIGKVEHTNIYEPRLMIIKESVPVGQIYFHHTIYKIKSICFLNMGSSNQELELCPCTKHGSAAIMASTSKGSGRKMGARLFENSAFLNKTVGAVKNVSNTIKTTTQQAATQVKQTVKKQRDPKIAERFEKRLTDELHKIFDDSDSFYYSRTLDLTNSLQRQYEIEKILETEEGTGKPITDITRWWKYVDDRFFWNKHMLKDIIALESPNCDQWVLPIIQGYVHLSQIPVEPPDANPLNTESLSNANTCDEKFTLGLISRRSRYQAGTRYNRRGIEPEGKVANYVETEQIVSIICSDSIHRASFVQVRGSVPIFWSQPDYKFRPPPRLDRTEEESHVAFKKHFEEELKTYKQVCIVNLVEQQGREKIIWEAYSNHVLKYNSPDIIYATFDFHEYCRGMHYENVGILINAISDIIGEMRFCWRDDRGLICTQNGVFRVNCIDCLDRTNVVQTGIAKFVLELQLCRLGLGAPGCGLPPALRLAFLAMWADSGDLVSRQYAGTKALKGDYTRTGERKLTGMMKDGVASANRYYLSTFKDALRQVAIDVMTGESRSIPEQLIVPDCTKYTSVKVLNMYNDQSAPDTAAMAQHVKSLIDDCKKLLVDTEPVLGSWGLIDADPHTGDPQETEMDSVLVLTSEAYYVTDYDETSDRLLSVQRVPLCDVTSVELGTLDSSATIFGVGRKSNTEPVHCIRINYLYNNESGYFHMFRSTTLRFFNNMAVVINTKDEMIESLHSICESLMVARDVAKLPNIPFHDGIKLERRKSKIHPTQGASGGARSSLYLDLSRLPTLTRNVSETQLVADIRSVGSKALNNMSEQFSKLNKLSHSLNARARPSLQLKFDQSASRTKKIFTLGQNKNDNKKKGSLSDGMSSDYSSDDENRTNIFEPTLDNFENMQHYIGDQQRKDENDCDLIENPLYSSKIEPHEEVVETSTSIVKEKQSLKTPSNTAKKNPFDTESITPEIQIESDGTSTKPAPPNSLMLSQKLSQSSGFINFEESQNVPEGVNYHVRSNSQHEITLNIAQSHSESALRQLKNIASPVSSATREMVLSPFSKLAKGVQSLGANLDPRKIKGSATIKHISEQQYEEHKKLQEKWQGCNTRLVAL; via the exons ATGCTAAGGACCTGtacgcaaaataaaaaaatggaattgtTTAAATCggaattatactatatatttgttAGAAATGAGTCAAGTTTGTGGTGGAATCGGTTAACAGGAGCGTTTTCAGTGAGATCAG cATGGGACTTATCAGATATCGAAGATATAGAATGTTTAGGAATAACAGAAGGTATTATAGGGAAAGTGGAACATACGAATATTTACGAACCGAGACTTATGATAATAAAAGAAAGTGTTCCCGTTGGCCAAATTTACTTCCACcacactatatataaaataaaatctatatgttTTCTTAACATGGGTTCCTCTAATCAGGAATTAGAATTATGTCCATGTACGAAACACGGGTCCGCGGCTATAATGGCGAGTACAAGTAAAGGGAGCGGTAGAAAAATGGGGGCAAGATTGTTTGAAAATTCtgcctttttaaataaaactgtagGAGCGGTAAAGAATGTTAGTAACACAATTAAAACCACCACACAACAAGCTGCTACTCAg GTAAAACAAACGGTTAAAAAGCAGAGGGATCCTAAAATAGCAGAACGTTTTGAAAAGAGATTAACAGATGAGCtccataaaatatttgacgACTCTGATAGTTTCTACTATTCCCGAACACTTGACTTAACAAACAGCTTGCAGCGACAGTATGAAATAGAGAAAATTTTAGAAACTGAGGAAGGTACTGGAAAACCAATTACCGACATAACAAGATGGTGGAAATATGTGGATGATAGATTTTTCTGGAACAAACATATGCTCAAAGATATCATTGCTTTGGAG AGTCCCAACTGTGACCAATGGGTTTTACCAATAATACAAGGATATGTTCACCTATCACAAATACCAGTTGAACCACCAGATGCAAATCCGTTGAATACTGAATCATTGTCTAATGCAAATACATGTGATGAGAAATTCACCCTGGGTCTTATATCGAGACGGTCAAGATATCAAGCTGGAACTAG GTACAATCGTCGGGGAATAGAACCAGAAGGGAAAGTTGCCAATTATGTGGAAACGGAGCAAATTGTATCCATCATATGCTCGGATAGCATACACAGAGCGTCTTTTGTTCAG GTCCGTGGATCGGTGCCAATATTCTGGAGCCAACCCGACTACAAGTTTCGTCCTCCACCGCGTCTGGATAGAA CCGAGGAGGAATCTCACGTGGCTTTCAAGAAACATTTCGAAGAGGAACTTAAAACTTACAAGCAAGTCTGTATCGTGAATCTCGTCGAACAACAAGGGAGGGAGAAAATCATTTGGGAGGCGTACAGCAACCACGTGCTCAAGTACAACAGTCCGGACATCATTTACGCGACCTTCGATTTTCACGAGTATtg TCGCGGAATGCACTACGAAAACGTCGGCATTCTGATCAATGCGATCTCCGACATCATCGGCGAGATGCGTTTCTGCTGGAGGGACGATCGCGGTCTCATCTGCACGCAGAACGGCGTGTTTCGCGTCAACTGCATCGACTGCCTCGACAGGACCAACGTCGTGCAG ACGGGCATCGCGAAGTTCGTGCTGGAGCTGCAGCTGTGCCGGCTGGGGCTGGGCGCGCCGGGCTGCGGCCTGCCGCCCGCGCTGCGCCTCGCCTTCCTCGCCATGTGGGCCGACAGCGGCGACCTCGTGTCGCGCCAGTACGCCGGCACCAAGGCGCTCAAG GGTGATTATACGCGCACCGGGGAGAGAAAATTAACCGGAATGATGAAAGATGGCGTAGCTTCAGCGAATAG ATACTACCTGTCGACGTTCAAGGACGCGCTCCGCCAGGTGGCCATCGACGTGATGACGGGCGAGTCGCGCTCCATACCCGAACAGCTCATCGTGCCCGACTGCACCAAGTACACCTCGGTCAAGGTGCTCAATATGTACAAT GACCAGTCCGCCCCAGACACCGCAGCGATGGCCCAGCACGTGAAGTCCCTCATCGACGACTGCAAGAAGCTGCTCGTGGACACGGAGCCCGTGCTCGGCTCGTGGGGGCTCATTGATGCGGACCCACA tacTGGTGACCCTCAGGAGACCGAAATGGATAGCGTATTAGTGTTAACAAGCGAAGCGTACTACGTGACGGATTACGATGAAACTTCAGACCGCTTACTCTCAGTGCAGAGGGTACCGCTGTGTGACGTCACGTCTGTGGAACTCGGCACTTTGGACTCTAGTGCAACG ATATTCGGCGTGGGTCGCAAGAGCAACACGGAGCCCGTGCATTGCATCAGAATCAACTACCTTTATAACAACGAGTCGGGTTACTTCCACATGTTCCGGTCGACGACGCTTCGGTTTTTCAATAATATGGCCGTCGTTATCAACACTAAGGACGAAATGATTG aatcaTTGCATTCCATTTGCGAATCGTTGATGGTCGCTCGTGACGTCGCTAAGCTACCGAACATACCGTTCCATGATGGTATTAAATTAGAAAGGAGAAAATCCAAG aTACATCCGACACAAGGAGCGTCCGGCGGTGCCAGGTCGTCTCTGTACCTGGATCTCTCTCGCCTGCCGACCCTCACGCGCAACGTCAGTGAGACACAACTCGTGGCAGACATTCGTAGCGTCG gATCAAAAGCCTTAAACAACATGTCAGAGCAATTCAGCAAACTCAATAAACTGAGTCACTCTCTCAATGCGCGAGCAAGGCCGAGCCTTCAACTAAAGTTCGATCAAAGCGCTTCCCGCacgaagaaaatatttactttgggccaaaataaaaacgataacaAAAAGAAAGGTAGTCTCTCGGACGGAATGAGCTCGGACTACTCATCCGATGACGAAAACAGGACGAATATATTTGAACCAACGTTGGACAATTTTGAGAACATGCAACACTATATTGGTGACCAGCAGAGAAAGGACGAGAACGACTGCGATTTGATAGAAAATCCTCTGTATTCCTCCAAAATAGAACCACATGAGGAAGTCGTCGAAACGAGCACATCGATTGTTAAGGAGAAACAGTCGTTGAAAACTCCCAGTAATACGGCCAAAAAGAATCCATTCGATACGGAATCTATAACGCCAGAAATCCAAATAGAATCTGACGGAACTTCTACCAAACCTGCACCTCCGAATTCTCTGATGCTGTCCCAAAAGTTGTCCCAAAGCTCTGGGTTTATTAACTTCGAGGAAAGCCAGAACGTTCCAGAAGGTGTCAATTATCATGTTCGTTCAAATTCTCAGCACGAAATAACTTTGAATATTGCTCAATCGCACAGTGAGTCGGCTTTGCGGCAGTTGAAGAATATCGCCAGTCCCGTATCGAGTGCGACTCGGGAAATGGTACTATCGCCGTTTTCTAAACTGGCAAAGGGAGTGCAATCTTTGGGGGCTAATTTGGATCCCAGAAAGATAAag GGCTCAGCtacaattaaacatatatcCGAACAACAATACGAAGAACACAAGAAGTTACAAGAAAAATGGCAAGGATGCAACACTCGTCTCGTTGCCCTCTAA
- the LOC125073196 gene encoding phosphatidylinositide phosphatase SAC2 isoform X1, with protein sequence MLRTCTQNKKMELFKSELYYIFVRNESSLWWNRLTGAFSVRSAWDLSDIEDIECLGITEGIIGKVEHTNIYEPRLMIIKESVPVGQIYFHHTIYKIKSICFLNMGSSNQELELCPCTKHGSAAIMASTSKGSGRKMGARLFENSAFLNKTVGAVKNVSNTIKTTTQQAATQVKQTVKKQRDPKIAERFEKRLTDELHKIFDDSDSFYYSRTLDLTNSLQRQYEIEKILETEEGTGKPITDITRWWKYVDDRFFWNKHMLKDIIALESPNCDQWVLPIIQGYVHLSQIPVEPPDANPLNTESLSNANTCDEKFTLGLISRRSRYQAGTRYNRRGIEPEGKVANYVETEQIVSIICSDSIHRASFVQVRGSVPIFWSQPDYKFRPPPRLDRTEEESHVAFKKHFEEELKTYKQVCIVNLVEQQGREKIIWEAYSNHVLKYNSPDIIYATFDFHEYCRGMHYENVGILINAISDIIGEMRFCWRDDRGLICTQNGVFRVNCIDCLDRTNVVQTGIAKFVLELQLCRLGLGAPGCGLPPALRLAFLAMWADSGDLVSRQYAGTKALKGDYTRTGERKLTGMMKDGVASANRFLLHHFNDKIKQCAIDIALGQPVSITTIDEIDNLWHDVQTASLMVFENIDTERPKLEMMPSYFGHTLTGEMVSLEITYTLGRYYLSTFKDALRQVAIDVMTGESRSIPEQLIVPDCTKYTSVKVLNMYNDQSAPDTAAMAQHVKSLIDDCKKLLVDTEPVLGSWGLIDADPHTGDPQETEMDSVLVLTSEAYYVTDYDETSDRLLSVQRVPLCDVTSVELGTLDSSATIFGVGRKSNTEPVHCIRINYLYNNESGYFHMFRSTTLRFFNNMAVVINTKDEMIESLHSICESLMVARDVAKLPNIPFHDGIKLERRKSKIHPTQGASGGARSSLYLDLSRLPTLTRNVSETQLVADIRSVGSKALNNMSEQFSKLNKLSHSLNARARPSLQLKFDQSASRTKKIFTLGQNKNDNKKKGSLSDGMSSDYSSDDENRTNIFEPTLDNFENMQHYIGDQQRKDENDCDLIENPLYSSKIEPHEEVVETSTSIVKEKQSLKTPSNTAKKNPFDTESITPEIQIESDGTSTKPAPPNSLMLSQKLSQSSGFINFEESQNVPEGVNYHVRSNSQHEITLNIAQSHSESALRQLKNIASPVSSATREMVLSPFSKLAKGVQSLGANLDPRKIKGSATIKHISEQQYEEHKKLQEKWQGCNTRLVAL encoded by the exons ATGCTAAGGACCTGtacgcaaaataaaaaaatggaattgtTTAAATCggaattatactatatatttgttAGAAATGAGTCAAGTTTGTGGTGGAATCGGTTAACAGGAGCGTTTTCAGTGAGATCAG cATGGGACTTATCAGATATCGAAGATATAGAATGTTTAGGAATAACAGAAGGTATTATAGGGAAAGTGGAACATACGAATATTTACGAACCGAGACTTATGATAATAAAAGAAAGTGTTCCCGTTGGCCAAATTTACTTCCACcacactatatataaaataaaatctatatgttTTCTTAACATGGGTTCCTCTAATCAGGAATTAGAATTATGTCCATGTACGAAACACGGGTCCGCGGCTATAATGGCGAGTACAAGTAAAGGGAGCGGTAGAAAAATGGGGGCAAGATTGTTTGAAAATTCtgcctttttaaataaaactgtagGAGCGGTAAAGAATGTTAGTAACACAATTAAAACCACCACACAACAAGCTGCTACTCAg GTAAAACAAACGGTTAAAAAGCAGAGGGATCCTAAAATAGCAGAACGTTTTGAAAAGAGATTAACAGATGAGCtccataaaatatttgacgACTCTGATAGTTTCTACTATTCCCGAACACTTGACTTAACAAACAGCTTGCAGCGACAGTATGAAATAGAGAAAATTTTAGAAACTGAGGAAGGTACTGGAAAACCAATTACCGACATAACAAGATGGTGGAAATATGTGGATGATAGATTTTTCTGGAACAAACATATGCTCAAAGATATCATTGCTTTGGAG AGTCCCAACTGTGACCAATGGGTTTTACCAATAATACAAGGATATGTTCACCTATCACAAATACCAGTTGAACCACCAGATGCAAATCCGTTGAATACTGAATCATTGTCTAATGCAAATACATGTGATGAGAAATTCACCCTGGGTCTTATATCGAGACGGTCAAGATATCAAGCTGGAACTAG GTACAATCGTCGGGGAATAGAACCAGAAGGGAAAGTTGCCAATTATGTGGAAACGGAGCAAATTGTATCCATCATATGCTCGGATAGCATACACAGAGCGTCTTTTGTTCAG GTCCGTGGATCGGTGCCAATATTCTGGAGCCAACCCGACTACAAGTTTCGTCCTCCACCGCGTCTGGATAGAA CCGAGGAGGAATCTCACGTGGCTTTCAAGAAACATTTCGAAGAGGAACTTAAAACTTACAAGCAAGTCTGTATCGTGAATCTCGTCGAACAACAAGGGAGGGAGAAAATCATTTGGGAGGCGTACAGCAACCACGTGCTCAAGTACAACAGTCCGGACATCATTTACGCGACCTTCGATTTTCACGAGTATtg TCGCGGAATGCACTACGAAAACGTCGGCATTCTGATCAATGCGATCTCCGACATCATCGGCGAGATGCGTTTCTGCTGGAGGGACGATCGCGGTCTCATCTGCACGCAGAACGGCGTGTTTCGCGTCAACTGCATCGACTGCCTCGACAGGACCAACGTCGTGCAG ACGGGCATCGCGAAGTTCGTGCTGGAGCTGCAGCTGTGCCGGCTGGGGCTGGGCGCGCCGGGCTGCGGCCTGCCGCCCGCGCTGCGCCTCGCCTTCCTCGCCATGTGGGCCGACAGCGGCGACCTCGTGTCGCGCCAGTACGCCGGCACCAAGGCGCTCAAG GGTGATTATACGCGCACCGGGGAGAGAAAATTAACCGGAATGATGAAAGATGGCGTAGCTTCAGCGAATAG ATTCCTGTTACATCACTTTAacgacaaaataaaacaatgcgcCATAGATATCGCGCTCGGTCAGCCTGTCAGTATAACGACCATAGACGAAATAGATAATCTGTGGCACGACGTTCAGACCGCTTCCTTAATGGTGTTCGAAAATATCGACACCGAGAGACCAAAGTTAGAAATGATGCCGTCGTATTTCGGACATACATTGACCGGCGAAATGGTTTCGCTTGAAATAACGTACACATTGGGGAG ATACTACCTGTCGACGTTCAAGGACGCGCTCCGCCAGGTGGCCATCGACGTGATGACGGGCGAGTCGCGCTCCATACCCGAACAGCTCATCGTGCCCGACTGCACCAAGTACACCTCGGTCAAGGTGCTCAATATGTACAAT GACCAGTCCGCCCCAGACACCGCAGCGATGGCCCAGCACGTGAAGTCCCTCATCGACGACTGCAAGAAGCTGCTCGTGGACACGGAGCCCGTGCTCGGCTCGTGGGGGCTCATTGATGCGGACCCACA tacTGGTGACCCTCAGGAGACCGAAATGGATAGCGTATTAGTGTTAACAAGCGAAGCGTACTACGTGACGGATTACGATGAAACTTCAGACCGCTTACTCTCAGTGCAGAGGGTACCGCTGTGTGACGTCACGTCTGTGGAACTCGGCACTTTGGACTCTAGTGCAACG ATATTCGGCGTGGGTCGCAAGAGCAACACGGAGCCCGTGCATTGCATCAGAATCAACTACCTTTATAACAACGAGTCGGGTTACTTCCACATGTTCCGGTCGACGACGCTTCGGTTTTTCAATAATATGGCCGTCGTTATCAACACTAAGGACGAAATGATTG aatcaTTGCATTCCATTTGCGAATCGTTGATGGTCGCTCGTGACGTCGCTAAGCTACCGAACATACCGTTCCATGATGGTATTAAATTAGAAAGGAGAAAATCCAAG aTACATCCGACACAAGGAGCGTCCGGCGGTGCCAGGTCGTCTCTGTACCTGGATCTCTCTCGCCTGCCGACCCTCACGCGCAACGTCAGTGAGACACAACTCGTGGCAGACATTCGTAGCGTCG gATCAAAAGCCTTAAACAACATGTCAGAGCAATTCAGCAAACTCAATAAACTGAGTCACTCTCTCAATGCGCGAGCAAGGCCGAGCCTTCAACTAAAGTTCGATCAAAGCGCTTCCCGCacgaagaaaatatttactttgggccaaaataaaaacgataacaAAAAGAAAGGTAGTCTCTCGGACGGAATGAGCTCGGACTACTCATCCGATGACGAAAACAGGACGAATATATTTGAACCAACGTTGGACAATTTTGAGAACATGCAACACTATATTGGTGACCAGCAGAGAAAGGACGAGAACGACTGCGATTTGATAGAAAATCCTCTGTATTCCTCCAAAATAGAACCACATGAGGAAGTCGTCGAAACGAGCACATCGATTGTTAAGGAGAAACAGTCGTTGAAAACTCCCAGTAATACGGCCAAAAAGAATCCATTCGATACGGAATCTATAACGCCAGAAATCCAAATAGAATCTGACGGAACTTCTACCAAACCTGCACCTCCGAATTCTCTGATGCTGTCCCAAAAGTTGTCCCAAAGCTCTGGGTTTATTAACTTCGAGGAAAGCCAGAACGTTCCAGAAGGTGTCAATTATCATGTTCGTTCAAATTCTCAGCACGAAATAACTTTGAATATTGCTCAATCGCACAGTGAGTCGGCTTTGCGGCAGTTGAAGAATATCGCCAGTCCCGTATCGAGTGCGACTCGGGAAATGGTACTATCGCCGTTTTCTAAACTGGCAAAGGGAGTGCAATCTTTGGGGGCTAATTTGGATCCCAGAAAGATAAag GGCTCAGCtacaattaaacatatatcCGAACAACAATACGAAGAACACAAGAAGTTACAAGAAAAATGGCAAGGATGCAACACTCGTCTCGTTGCCCTCTAA
- the LOC125073196 gene encoding phosphatidylinositide phosphatase SAC2 isoform X3: MLRTCTQNKKMELFKSELYYIFVRNESSLWWNRLTGAFSVRSAWDLSDIEDIECLGITEGIIGKVEHTNIYEPRLMIIKESVPVGQIYFHHTIYKIKSICFLNMGSSNQELELCPCTKHGSAAIMASTSKGSGRKMGARLFENSAFLNKTVGAVKNVSNTIKTTTQQAATQVKQTVKKQRDPKIAERFEKRLTDELHKIFDDSDSFYYSRTLDLTNSLQRQYEIEKILETEEGTGKPITDITRWWKYVDDRFFWNKHMLKDIIALESPNCDQWVLPIIQGYVHLSQIPVEPPDANPLNTESLSNANTCDEKFTLGLISRRSRYQAGTRYNRRGIEPEGKVANYVETEQIVSIICSDSIHRASFVQVRGSVPIFWSQPDYKFRPPPRLDRTEEESHVAFKKHFEEELKTYKQVCIVNLVEQQGREKIIWEAYSNHVLKYNSPDIIYATFDFHEYCRGMHYENVGILINAISDIIGEMRFCWRDDRGLICTQNGVFRVNCIDCLDRTNVVQTGIAKFVLELQLCRLGLGAPGCGLPPALRLAFLAMWADSGDLVSRQYAGTKALKGDYTRTGERKLTGMMKDGVASANRYYLSTFKDALRQVAIDVMTGESRSIPEQLIVPDCTKYTSVKDQSAPDTAAMAQHVKSLIDDCKKLLVDTEPVLGSWGLIDADPHTGDPQETEMDSVLVLTSEAYYVTDYDETSDRLLSVQRVPLCDVTSVELGTLDSSATIFGVGRKSNTEPVHCIRINYLYNNESGYFHMFRSTTLRFFNNMAVVINTKDEMIESLHSICESLMVARDVAKLPNIPFHDGIKLERRKSKIHPTQGASGGARSSLYLDLSRLPTLTRNVSETQLVADIRSVGSKALNNMSEQFSKLNKLSHSLNARARPSLQLKFDQSASRTKKIFTLGQNKNDNKKKGSLSDGMSSDYSSDDENRTNIFEPTLDNFENMQHYIGDQQRKDENDCDLIENPLYSSKIEPHEEVVETSTSIVKEKQSLKTPSNTAKKNPFDTESITPEIQIESDGTSTKPAPPNSLMLSQKLSQSSGFINFEESQNVPEGVNYHVRSNSQHEITLNIAQSHSESALRQLKNIASPVSSATREMVLSPFSKLAKGVQSLGANLDPRKIKGSATIKHISEQQYEEHKKLQEKWQGCNTRLVAL, translated from the exons ATGCTAAGGACCTGtacgcaaaataaaaaaatggaattgtTTAAATCggaattatactatatatttgttAGAAATGAGTCAAGTTTGTGGTGGAATCGGTTAACAGGAGCGTTTTCAGTGAGATCAG cATGGGACTTATCAGATATCGAAGATATAGAATGTTTAGGAATAACAGAAGGTATTATAGGGAAAGTGGAACATACGAATATTTACGAACCGAGACTTATGATAATAAAAGAAAGTGTTCCCGTTGGCCAAATTTACTTCCACcacactatatataaaataaaatctatatgttTTCTTAACATGGGTTCCTCTAATCAGGAATTAGAATTATGTCCATGTACGAAACACGGGTCCGCGGCTATAATGGCGAGTACAAGTAAAGGGAGCGGTAGAAAAATGGGGGCAAGATTGTTTGAAAATTCtgcctttttaaataaaactgtagGAGCGGTAAAGAATGTTAGTAACACAATTAAAACCACCACACAACAAGCTGCTACTCAg GTAAAACAAACGGTTAAAAAGCAGAGGGATCCTAAAATAGCAGAACGTTTTGAAAAGAGATTAACAGATGAGCtccataaaatatttgacgACTCTGATAGTTTCTACTATTCCCGAACACTTGACTTAACAAACAGCTTGCAGCGACAGTATGAAATAGAGAAAATTTTAGAAACTGAGGAAGGTACTGGAAAACCAATTACCGACATAACAAGATGGTGGAAATATGTGGATGATAGATTTTTCTGGAACAAACATATGCTCAAAGATATCATTGCTTTGGAG AGTCCCAACTGTGACCAATGGGTTTTACCAATAATACAAGGATATGTTCACCTATCACAAATACCAGTTGAACCACCAGATGCAAATCCGTTGAATACTGAATCATTGTCTAATGCAAATACATGTGATGAGAAATTCACCCTGGGTCTTATATCGAGACGGTCAAGATATCAAGCTGGAACTAG GTACAATCGTCGGGGAATAGAACCAGAAGGGAAAGTTGCCAATTATGTGGAAACGGAGCAAATTGTATCCATCATATGCTCGGATAGCATACACAGAGCGTCTTTTGTTCAG GTCCGTGGATCGGTGCCAATATTCTGGAGCCAACCCGACTACAAGTTTCGTCCTCCACCGCGTCTGGATAGAA CCGAGGAGGAATCTCACGTGGCTTTCAAGAAACATTTCGAAGAGGAACTTAAAACTTACAAGCAAGTCTGTATCGTGAATCTCGTCGAACAACAAGGGAGGGAGAAAATCATTTGGGAGGCGTACAGCAACCACGTGCTCAAGTACAACAGTCCGGACATCATTTACGCGACCTTCGATTTTCACGAGTATtg TCGCGGAATGCACTACGAAAACGTCGGCATTCTGATCAATGCGATCTCCGACATCATCGGCGAGATGCGTTTCTGCTGGAGGGACGATCGCGGTCTCATCTGCACGCAGAACGGCGTGTTTCGCGTCAACTGCATCGACTGCCTCGACAGGACCAACGTCGTGCAG ACGGGCATCGCGAAGTTCGTGCTGGAGCTGCAGCTGTGCCGGCTGGGGCTGGGCGCGCCGGGCTGCGGCCTGCCGCCCGCGCTGCGCCTCGCCTTCCTCGCCATGTGGGCCGACAGCGGCGACCTCGTGTCGCGCCAGTACGCCGGCACCAAGGCGCTCAAG GGTGATTATACGCGCACCGGGGAGAGAAAATTAACCGGAATGATGAAAGATGGCGTAGCTTCAGCGAATAG ATACTACCTGTCGACGTTCAAGGACGCGCTCCGCCAGGTGGCCATCGACGTGATGACGGGCGAGTCGCGCTCCATACCCGAACAGCTCATCGTGCCCGACTGCACCAAGTACACCTCGGTCAAG GACCAGTCCGCCCCAGACACCGCAGCGATGGCCCAGCACGTGAAGTCCCTCATCGACGACTGCAAGAAGCTGCTCGTGGACACGGAGCCCGTGCTCGGCTCGTGGGGGCTCATTGATGCGGACCCACA tacTGGTGACCCTCAGGAGACCGAAATGGATAGCGTATTAGTGTTAACAAGCGAAGCGTACTACGTGACGGATTACGATGAAACTTCAGACCGCTTACTCTCAGTGCAGAGGGTACCGCTGTGTGACGTCACGTCTGTGGAACTCGGCACTTTGGACTCTAGTGCAACG ATATTCGGCGTGGGTCGCAAGAGCAACACGGAGCCCGTGCATTGCATCAGAATCAACTACCTTTATAACAACGAGTCGGGTTACTTCCACATGTTCCGGTCGACGACGCTTCGGTTTTTCAATAATATGGCCGTCGTTATCAACACTAAGGACGAAATGATTG aatcaTTGCATTCCATTTGCGAATCGTTGATGGTCGCTCGTGACGTCGCTAAGCTACCGAACATACCGTTCCATGATGGTATTAAATTAGAAAGGAGAAAATCCAAG aTACATCCGACACAAGGAGCGTCCGGCGGTGCCAGGTCGTCTCTGTACCTGGATCTCTCTCGCCTGCCGACCCTCACGCGCAACGTCAGTGAGACACAACTCGTGGCAGACATTCGTAGCGTCG gATCAAAAGCCTTAAACAACATGTCAGAGCAATTCAGCAAACTCAATAAACTGAGTCACTCTCTCAATGCGCGAGCAAGGCCGAGCCTTCAACTAAAGTTCGATCAAAGCGCTTCCCGCacgaagaaaatatttactttgggccaaaataaaaacgataacaAAAAGAAAGGTAGTCTCTCGGACGGAATGAGCTCGGACTACTCATCCGATGACGAAAACAGGACGAATATATTTGAACCAACGTTGGACAATTTTGAGAACATGCAACACTATATTGGTGACCAGCAGAGAAAGGACGAGAACGACTGCGATTTGATAGAAAATCCTCTGTATTCCTCCAAAATAGAACCACATGAGGAAGTCGTCGAAACGAGCACATCGATTGTTAAGGAGAAACAGTCGTTGAAAACTCCCAGTAATACGGCCAAAAAGAATCCATTCGATACGGAATCTATAACGCCAGAAATCCAAATAGAATCTGACGGAACTTCTACCAAACCTGCACCTCCGAATTCTCTGATGCTGTCCCAAAAGTTGTCCCAAAGCTCTGGGTTTATTAACTTCGAGGAAAGCCAGAACGTTCCAGAAGGTGTCAATTATCATGTTCGTTCAAATTCTCAGCACGAAATAACTTTGAATATTGCTCAATCGCACAGTGAGTCGGCTTTGCGGCAGTTGAAGAATATCGCCAGTCCCGTATCGAGTGCGACTCGGGAAATGGTACTATCGCCGTTTTCTAAACTGGCAAAGGGAGTGCAATCTTTGGGGGCTAATTTGGATCCCAGAAAGATAAag GGCTCAGCtacaattaaacatatatcCGAACAACAATACGAAGAACACAAGAAGTTACAAGAAAAATGGCAAGGATGCAACACTCGTCTCGTTGCCCTCTAA